GCGGGACTCAATTCACGCCCAGTATTATTGCCACCACCGAGGAAACTATTGCTCTGTTGTTGATAGGCCAATGGCCCTAAGATTTCGCTCATGCCATAGTTGGTCACCATTTGTTGCGCCATCTCCGTGGCTCGCTGCAAGTCATTGGCGGCACCAGTGGTGATGCTGTTGAAGATAATTTCTTCCGCCGATCGGCCGCCCAGCAGCACCGCAATTTGGGCTTGCAATTCTTCTTTGCTCATCAAGAAGCGATCTTCGGTAGGAATTTGCAGGGTATAACCCAGCGCAGCCATGCCACGCGGTACGATCGAGATTTTCTCAACCCTGCCGCTACCAGGACTCAACGCCCCTACCAGGGCATGACCAACTTCGTGATAGGCGACGATTTTCTTTTCTTTGTCGCTTAATACCCGACTCTTTTTCTCTAGGCCAGCAACAACACGCTCAACCGCTTCGGAGAAATCAGCTAAGGTGACATTTTTGCGGCCAGCACGGGCAGCCAACAATGCAGCCTCATTGACCAAGTTAGCCAAATCAGCACCAGAGAAACCAGAGGTGCGACCAGCTACCACCTTAAGATCGATTTCCGGATCAAGGGTAACTTTCTTGGCATGGATTTTAAGGATCGCTTCGCGGCCAGACTTATCAGGGCGATCGACCAGCACCTGGCGATCAAAGCGACCAGGACGTAGCAACGCCGGGTCGAGGATTTCTGGACGGTTAGTGGCAGCCAACACAATCACGGTGGTGCCATCGTCGGTGAAGCCATCCATCTCGGTCAGCAATTGATTCAAGGTCTGTTCGCGCTCATCATTACCGCCCAACATGCCACCAGAAGCCCGTGACTTACCGATCGCATCAAGCTCGTCGATAAACACAATACAGGGCGATTGTTTTTTGGCCTGTTCAAATAAATCTCTTACCCGCGAGGAACCAACCCCTACAAATAGTTCAATAAATTCACTACCAGAAATACTAAAGAACGGCACACCAGCTTCACCGGCGACAGCCTTGGCCAGCAGAGTTTTACCAGTTCCAGGAGGGCCTACTAGCAACACCCCTTTGGGAATTTGCGCACCAATGCTGGTATATTTCTCTGGGGTTTTGAGGAATTCAACCACCTCAACCAGTTCGGTTTTGGCTTCATCTACACCTGCCACATCATCAAACCGGATTCCAGGCGCATCACCTTCCACATACACCTTCGCCTTGCTGCGACCAATCTGCAAGCCACCGGGCATCCCACCACCAGCCCCACGGCGGGCAAATAGCTGGAAAATACCCACAAAAATCACTGGCGGAATAATCCAACCTAGCAAGGTGGTAAACCAGTTGCCACGCTGAGGGGGCTGAGCCGCAAACTCAACCTTATTCGATTCGAGCATCTTGGGTAGTTCGAGATCAAAAATCGGCGTAGTTGCCAGCACTTCGCTATCTTTGCTTTCAATCCCGTCTTTTAACTTGTAACGAATCTGATCTTGCCCGACATAGGCCTTTTCTACCTTGCCAGATTTGACCTGATGCACAAACATACTATAAGGAACCTGGGGAATTTGTGGCCCCGATACCAGGGGAAACACCAGATTGAATATTAATAATCCTGCTCCAATTAGCAACAATATGTTGCCTATGTTCCAAGAGCGAGGACCTTTGGGATCTTCGTTTCTAATCGGCATATGCTTTATTTCTTGTTTATTTTCTAATAAAAATTATAGGGAGGCGATCGTATATAGCCCCAGTACCGCTTGGTATAGTTTTGGACAGCCAAAGTAATTAGATTTTTGGATCTAAAATTACGCTCTGTCTCAACAATATTACCTATGGTCTAATCTATCCTAAGGATTAGAATTTCTTATGGTAATTGCCACAGCCAGGCCGATCGCTATTTCCAAACTTCAGCGCTAGCGAAACATTTGGGCATAGGGTTATCATAGTAATCAATCGACAATTGAATATCGATGGATTCATATATCTATTATCTATATCGATTCTTAATGCCTTAATTTGCCTTAACCAGTAGGTTTAGAGTTTAAATAATTTCATTTTTAACCTGCAATCAAGCCAATTAGCGCAATTTGGATTTTGGCAATTGATTTAACTTAGTACAATTAACTTATCTAAGTTAAGCAAACTATTATGCAGCTATTTCTAAGCCATTGATTCTACTAGTTTGGGCTACTAGAAATCTTAGATATTCAGGTTAATTGATGCCAGGATATGAAGGGTTCAACATCTATGATTGAAGCTTAGTTGCATATTTCCATTAAGTAGCATTTAAGTGGCATTTAAGTAGCATTAATGTAATTAAGCAGATCAAGGGCTAACAGCATCAACCGAGTAAGTTAATCCAAATCGCCTAATTTTAGGTGCCTAATTTAGGGATGTTAACGTCAGCACCAAACATCCAAATACAATAGCCATATTTAGGACTAATAGCAGATCAATAGCGGTTAGCAATAATGCTGATTTTCTAGCTATGCCACTTATGGCAATGCCAAACAATTAAATTGTTTACTAATTAGTTGGCGATCGCTGCTAAATTTTAAATTAGCTTATTCAAACAAATCAACTGAATTAGCTAGCCGTAAATATTTAATTGACAGTGAGTGAATGAAACAATTTGCAGACGCACTTCAATCATTTATTGTTGTGGCTAGATGCATATATCTGAGCAAAATAATCCACTGGTATCGCACCGGGTCAGTATGACACCACCGAATAAACGGGTAGTGATTTTGCTAGACCAACGCGGTATTTTTGACTGCAACTCCACCGCCCTAGCAGTGCTGGGATTTGAGCGGAAGGAGGACTTGCTGGGCAAACATCTCTACTATTTTTCGCCCCGCTATCAACCGAACGGCCAGGGTTCGGTTAGTTTGTCATTGGATTATATGCTCACTGCCCTACGGGAGGGTAACTGTCGATTTAATTGGTTGTTTAAGCGACCGATCGGCACTGAATTTCTGGCTGAAGTAACCTTCACTGCCACGGAAATGCACAGCCGTAAAACACTGCGCATGAATATTCGCTACATTGGCGATCGCCAGCCTTCGGAATTTAGAGTTGACTTGCTAGGTTCCACCAACCGACTAGCCAATGACATTGATAACAACTCCGTCTATACCCAGATCCGGAGTGAGCCGACTGAACAGCCACAGGCTTTAGAACCGCCGAACGCAAACTTAGCTGAATCAAGGGCTCAAAGTGCAGATTTAAGCTC
The sequence above is a segment of the Pseudanabaena sp. PCC 7367 genome. Coding sequences within it:
- the ftsH gene encoding ATP-dependent zinc metalloprotease FtsH; its protein translation is MPIRNEDPKGPRSWNIGNILLLIGAGLLIFNLVFPLVSGPQIPQVPYSMFVHQVKSGKVEKAYVGQDQIRYKLKDGIESKDSEVLATTPIFDLELPKMLESNKVEFAAQPPQRGNWFTTLLGWIIPPVIFVGIFQLFARRGAGGGMPGGLQIGRSKAKVYVEGDAPGIRFDDVAGVDEAKTELVEVVEFLKTPEKYTSIGAQIPKGVLLVGPPGTGKTLLAKAVAGEAGVPFFSISGSEFIELFVGVGSSRVRDLFEQAKKQSPCIVFIDELDAIGKSRASGGMLGGNDEREQTLNQLLTEMDGFTDDGTTVIVLAATNRPEILDPALLRPGRFDRQVLVDRPDKSGREAILKIHAKKVTLDPEIDLKVVAGRTSGFSGADLANLVNEAALLAARAGRKNVTLADFSEAVERVVAGLEKKSRVLSDKEKKIVAYHEVGHALVGALSPGSGRVEKISIVPRGMAALGYTLQIPTEDRFLMSKEELQAQIAVLLGGRSAEEIIFNSITTGAANDLQRATEMAQQMVTNYGMSEILGPLAYQQQSNSFLGGGNNTGRELSPATAQLIDKEIKDIVESAHQSAIAILRENRELLETVSEKLLEDEVIEGEFLQEVLAKVSKPEFMEQNANSDRHLQPT